The window TGTAGTTGAATGTAGAATCTGGCACGCAATGCTATGCCAGCCCTGCTTctccttttgtctttttatttatcCTTTCGTTGGAATATCTgtaaattcttttaacaacTGTACCAAGATTCTAAGGAGCAATAGAGATACCCATCATTCTGAGCAGAAGCTTGTAGGGTTTCTTGAGTTAGAGCAAATCCTGTAAGTACTTTAAAGAGCATGGTATTTATTGCTGAATAACAAGGACAACTgcttaagaaaacaaatagaaccccccaaagaaaaagaaacaagaagatGAAAGTGAAGCATCAtgcaaaatttataattagcACTTCACACTTCATGAACTAAAATCATTTGATTTGTATTTactagaaaaatgaaaaagtggTTAATATACAGTAAAAGAATTGAAGTTGCTAAAAATAAgttcaaacaaaaaatgagTGCTGAAAGAAAAATCCCCTAATAATGTACAGAGAGCATAAACTCAATGAACTTGGAAGAATCTCTTTTGCTTCACAGGGTATTAGTGTTACATGCAACACCACCTTTTTCAGATAACATCTGGAACTGGAAGTGACTGAAGGGCTGCATGACATTTTGTATCCTTCATGGCAAGGCGTAGCAGCTTTGAAGTGACTGCTTCATCTGGTGAGAAATTCCTTCTACGCATTTCTTCTAAACGATTCATTGCTCTTTGGACCTCCTTGTCCCGTAGAAGTCCATGAATAATGATATTAAATGAGATGGAGTCTGGCAAACAACCTTTTTCTTCCATCtccgttagcaatttatcagCCTCCAATGACATTCCTTTCCTGCAGAGGCCGCTGAACATTATGTTATATGTCACAACATCAGGAACCAAACCTTTCTCAGAGATTTCAATGAACATTTTCCTAGCTTCTTCCAATCTTCCAGCTTTACACATTCCATCAATAAGTATGCTGAAAAACTCAACACCAGGTTTGTACTCAGTACTTTCAAGGGAATGAAACAGATCCATTGCCTCCTCAATATGGCCATTTTTGCATAGCCCATCCAACATGACAGTATATGTAGATAATATTGGAAATTGACCATAAACATGCATCTCGTTGAACATCTTTTGTGCAGTGCTAACTCGCCTTGCCTGGCAAAGTGCTCCTATAAGCGTGTTGTAAGTCACTGTAGTGGGCTTAATTCCCTTGTCATGCATTTTTTGAAACAGTTGAAAAGCTTCATCAATCTTCCAACTCTTGCAATAGCCATTAATCATTATATTGTAGCTAAAAGCATCGAGGTCAAGACCTTGATCAGCTATCAACCCAAAAAGTTTTGTTGCCTCATCTAACTGACCTGTTGAACAGAATCCACTTATTAGTGAATTATAAGTTCGTATGTCTGGCTCTTTCCCCTGTTGAATCATCAGATCAAGTATCCCCTGAGCTTCTCCCATCTTCCCTTCTTTGCATAAACAATCTATCAAAATTGTGAAGGTTACTACATCTGGAGAAATCCCCTTTCGAACCAtcaagttgaaaatttttgtagcttcttccaacattccggCTTGGCAAAAACCATGAATCAAAGAGTTATACATGACCAAATCTGCAGTAAGTCCTCCACTAaccatttcatcaaaaaaattaacagCTTCTTTCAACCTGCCTAAACGACACAACCCATCGATCAAAGAACCATAAACAACAACATCAGGAGTAATTCCTTTCGAAACCATTTCCAAAAACAAACCCACTGCCTCATCAACCATCCCATCTTTACAAAAAGCATCAATAATCATACTATATGTAACCAAAGTCCCCTCATAGTTGCTCTCTTCCATCTTCCTATGCAATTCAAGACCCAAAGCTGGCTCCCGAATCTTACAAAGGCCATTAATAAGAATCCCAAACGTAACACCATCCCCTTGGAATCCACTTTCACGCATTTTATCAAAAACTTGAACTGCATCTAAACCCTTACCATTCGCACACAGACCCTTCAACAAAATACTAACAGTAACTAAATCCGGCTCGAATCCCCtctttataatctcaccaaaAACACAAAACCCACAATTTATTTGCCTTAATTGACAACATCTCATCAAAATGCTTAAAGTATACAAATTTGGCTTAATTCCTTCATAAGTCAACCTGCTATACATTGAAAACACATCTGAATTGCATTTAAGCTTTAAAACTGAACCCAATACAAAATTAAACGTTTCAATCAACGGTAAAGGTTGAGTTTTTATTAACCTGTCAAAGTAGGTGACTGCATCATTGAGGTTGATTTTACCTGATTTACACTGATGCCTGACGAAATACTCGAACTCTTTGGGACTCGAAAGGTGGCCTTTTTCTGGGTTTTGAAATCTGGGTTTGGGTTTTTGTGAAGAATTTTGACGAGGGTCTTTGGTGAATAGAGAGGAGAGAGAGCTAAGGGGTTTAGTGGTTCCTTGAACAGCATGGTTCGTATAAGCTTTACTCTTGAGCAACATTAAGGGAAGGCGTCTTGATAACGAGTTtagttgaaaattgaaagaacAGAACTTCCTTCAAGTATGTTTCTTTGACGAGCTTTCTTCAAAGGGTGAAAAAATACGGGGTGTCTGAGGCTCGGAGCCTAGGGCAGGGCGGCAAACGAATTTATATATGTGGTACAATTATTATTTGTTGTTGGATTATTCTCTTCTCATACGAGGGTAGCAATTTTATTACGTGGAACTAACAGTCAATCGTCATCTCGTGGCAATACAAACATTGTTGAAAGCCTTAAACaagcttaaaattaattacctTTACAGCTATTTGCATCCATTCTTTATGCTTTAGAGGGGAGGGATAATGAAGAAGATTATGAAATTACAATGACTGAATGGAGTCTTTATAGGGATACAGATTAAGCTGATTCTATATCCACGTACATGGAAGGCTGGAGTTTCTACAATGGCAACTCGAAGTAAGCAAAAGGTTCGAATTCACCCAAAAAATGCATTTGACGGAGGAAGCTATGAAGCTGAAACTGAAGGGTCGGGAGTTTTCTATGAGGGGAAAGGAAATGATAGCATTCGGAAAAAACTAAAGCATTAAACTTGGCATTAGCATTACCTCCATGGGAACTGCTTAAGAAAGTCacaaagtgttaacctcaaaGAAATAAGCAAGAGAAAGTACAACGTCCGGTAAAATACTTGAAACTTCCGTTGGATGAAACTGTAAAATtggtttaagatagatatcgTTCAACATTAGCATAAGttatttatcaaaaaagaaaaagagactAGTGTGCATCATctgtacaaaaatataaagcTAATACATGGTctttaaattgttaaaaaccaagaaaaagaaatctcTACATCAAATGGCCACCGCCGGAAGAATTGAATTGTAGTTGTACTACACATGTTATAGGGGCATCTAAGTTATAACCTTTGAGGATCTTTCGCTTCACATTATGCAGATTTTACTTGGAAAAAACATCCTTTTGGAGAGCATCTGGAAGTGACTCAAGGGCTGCAAGACACTGGGAATCCTCTACAGCAAGGTGTAGTAACATTGAAGTGACTGCTTCATTTGGTGCAAAATTCCTCCTACGCATTTCTCCTAGAAGATTCATAGCTTTGTGGATGTTATTTTCTTGAAGACAACCTTGAATGATGATGTTAAAGGAAATGGAGTTTGGTAAGCAACCCTTTTCTTCCATGTCAATGAGCAGCTTATCAGCCTCAAGTAACATCCCCTTCTTGCAAAGACCATTGATCATTATGTTATATGTTACAACATCAGGAACCAAGCCTTTCTTTGGGATTTCATTAAACATATTCATTGCTTCTTCCAATCTTCCTGTTCTGCACATTCCATCTATAAGTATACTGCAAAGCTCAATACTAGATTTGTACTTGGTACTTCCAAGGGAATGGAAAAGAGCTATTGCCTCATCAATATGACCATTTTTGCATAGTCCATCCAGCATTACAACATATGTAGAAAATATTGGAGATTGACCACAAGCATGCATCTCATGGTACATCTTTTCTGCTGTTCTCAATCTCCCTGCCTGGCAAAGTGCTCCTATAAGTGTGTTAAAGGTTACTGCATTAGGCTTACAACCCTGAAAGTGCATTTCCTGAAAAAGCTGGAAAGCTTCATCAATCTTCCGACTCTTGCAATAGCCATTAATCATTATATTGTAGCTAAAAGCATTGGGCTCAACACCTTGATCTGCAAGCATCCCAAAAAGCTTGGCTGCCTCATCTAACTGACCTACCATACATAATCCACTCATGAGTGAATTATAAGTAAATAAGTTTGGCTCCTTCCCCTGTTGCCTCATcaagacaaatattttatgagcTTCTCCCACTTTCCCTTCTTTGCACAGACAATCTATCAAAGTCGTGAAGGTTACTACATCTGGAAAAATTCCTTCTTCAACCATTCGATTGAAAATTCTCATGGCTTCTTTCCACATTCCCACTTGACAATAACCATGAATTAAAGAGTTGTACATGACCAAATCAGCAGCAATCCCTCGACCAaccatttcatcaaaaaattttacagcTTCCTTCAACCTACCTAAACTACACAATCCACTAATCAAAGAACTATAAACAACAACATCAGGATTAATCCCTTTGGAAACCATTTCAAAGAACATATTCACTCCCTCATCAACCAACCTATCTTTGCAAAGAGAATCAATAATCATACTATATATAACCAAAGTCCCCCCACAATTCCTCTCTGCCATCTTCCTATACAATTTAAGAGCAAAATTCGTCTCATGAATCTTACAGAGGCCAGTAATAAGAATTCCATATGTAAAAACATCACCTTGAAACCctctttcatttattttatcaaaaacttGAACAGCTTCCAAAGCCTTCCCTTCCATACATAAACCCTTCAACAATCTATCAACAGTAACTAAATCAGGTTCAAAGCCCCTCCTTATTATATCACCCAAAACACAAAACCCAAAATTTATTTGCCTCAAATGACAACAAGAAGTCAACAAAATGTTCAAAGTACATAGATTTGGCTTAATTCCCCTATAATTCAACTCCCTATACATTGAAATCACATCCGAGTTACATCTAAGCTTTAAAACGGAACTCAATACATGATTAAAAGTATCAACAAATGGAAAAGGTTTAACCTTTATTAACTTTTCAAAGTAACTTAAAGCATCATACAGGTTGATTTTACCTGATTTACATTGATGCCTGATATAATACTCGAATTTGTTTGGACCCAAAACAGTGGTCTTTTCCTCATTCGATGAAGATATTTGAGGTGGGTTTTCAGAGAaaagagaggagagagagagttgtGTTTTGGTAGTCGTTTTTTGAGCTGCATTGTTTGAAGAAGTTGCTCTCTTTAGCAACATGAAAGAAGAGATATTCGTTGAAAAGGTAATGATTTCATGTAAGTTTGTCTAATGATGAAGGAGGGAGGGATGCAATAAGTTGTTGAACTAATAAGTCGAACTGCACAGTTGGATTTTATAAGAGGAAGGCGCCCTGTTCGAAGAGATTGACATTTGATGTTATAACTACGCTGGCGGCGGGTTCCAACAGTAAAATCCTTGGAGGGTAAAGGCCACAAACAGGTGGATTGCGATCGTTCAAGTTGGAGCATCTTCAGTTTTTTTGTTGGATTAAAATAAAActgataattaaattttgaattttgtgaaattttttaattataaattttatcattttaatttttaatgttaaatGTAAAGATGTTAATGAATACTTTATAATTGGGtattttcttttactcttCTTGATTAATTAAGATTAGAAATCTAAATCTTCTACCTCATTCTTTGCTCCAATTCTCCTAAGTTGTCATATGTCTGGTATTTATTATTGGTTAATACATGTTTAGTTATTAAACATGTATTAATaattagtaataaaaaaaacagacGCATGGTAATTTATGAAGGTTGGGGAAAGGAATGTGGATAAAGGATTTGGATTCAAATTATGCTTATAATCAGATTTGGCTAGATTTTGAGTAGTAAAATCTACTACTCATCACGAGTTTTGGTAAGACCAGGTGATAGTCTTAAAGTACTTAATTGCTACCTAAACTTGATtatagataataatttttaataaaaaatttaattttaaatatatattattttttataatacaaaaatttaaaatagaataaaattaaaatttaaggtgagagaagaagcttaaaattaatatacaaattaaaatgcTAATCAAATACGTTTTTGAAATGCGAGTTTGGTTCAAGTTAcacaaattataattttaatcaaataagattttgtATTCTAATCAACACAAAACTCAATGTATCTCTAGTTAAGTGTAAATTATTACAAAATTGGTTCGAGTTGTTCagaatattttgaatttaattttctttagttattttttgtCAACTCAAATATAATCAGATttagatttgaattttttcgAGGAATTCTGGATAACCAAATAGATCAGATGGAGATTAATGTTGACAGCCTTAACAAATGGCTCTACAAAGATTAAGTGCCATTGACTTTGCATATTGCACTTGctaaattattcaatatttcATAAAAACCTAGGGTATGTCTTGATAACATATAAGTATGTCTATTTGGACACATTTCAAGCTCTAAATGTTGAACtggtttaatattttcttacttgataCCGGTTTATATATCAAACCAGTCTTCTGGTTTATGTTGAACTGAACCGGGCTTTACCATTTGTAGCCTGTTATCGCAAGAGAAGAAGCCCAACCAGAATCTTTACAGTTCGTTCAGTTTGAATTATACCAAGACATAATCATGCacatttttgaaaattttgagactTTTTTGGTGTGATTCTTGCGGTTTTCTCTGTTTTACAGAATGCATGATTTCATTTTTTGACTAAACCCAACTCGCCAATGTTGTCCTAAGAACCTTATCCCTTGTCAGTTGTACAACAGCCAACAAGATTTCATGGCTACCGATCCCCGATTTCTTCTATCCTTCAATTCCCGTGGTTGTGTTCTTAATCTTTACACGATACTGACTACTTTGCAGAAGAAATCCAACTACTacttttttgtttctgttaGCGAATAAAACCAGACGCTAAAAACAGATAGAAAGAAATGAAGTACAACGAATATCGAAAAAGGCGTAACTCGAAGCTGGAAAGCAATGAGCACACGTACGACGAACGTGACAGACCGAAGCCAACGCGTTCACCACTCTTGCAAGAATCAAGATCTAGAAACATCAAAGGAACAGAAAATCAAAGGttgagaaagaaattgatgaACCAGTACATCTGTTTGGACAGAGTAACACGGTGGATTAAACAAAATCTGTTAATAATCCAAATCCAAACAGAACAGAGGAAAAGCTAATCGACCGTGATTACTCTGTCCAAACAAAAGAACTGGATCCGAACAGAAACCCTTGATAGCCCCCGCAGTCAGCGAACAAAAAAACTGGCACTTGACGGGATTTTAGGGTTTTAGGGACGAAGGGTTGGTGGGATCTAGGGTTTACGAGGGGGCGTTGGGGAAGGTTTTGTatttatagaggtatgatgAGTTGGCGAATCGGTGTTACCGTTAGACCGGAaacaaaaagaggaaattgtttATAATGGACAGCAATGTTTTGCCCTTTTAAAGGCAAGGGTGACCGTTGGATTAACATCAAAATTCTTACCAAACATCGTGAAACGTGACGTGTTTGACTGAGATCCATCAACTCCACAGTTTTCACtggagaataaaataaagctGTTTCCTGGTCTGTCGGCGGAGAGACCGAAGTATTCAACTCGCACGAGATTCGTCAGTTTCTTGTCCTAAAGTAACTAATTACCCAAAAAAATGAACTATGTTCATGTTGCGACTAAGTTCTAATCCCCCGAACTAAATTTCCTAAAAGAATTATaacataatttcaaaataatttaatcacAATAAAATGAACAGAACTGGCCTtctcacttttatttttttattttatagaaccttctttttaaaataactagACTATAGTCAGTGCGCAACGGACGGACCTCTTTGTagctctctttctctttaatacattttctctttttttctacAGCCTCCGCGTGGTCAAGTAGGAAAGCCCTTTTGGGGCttcttttacatatatatgaaGAAACTTACATTTACAAAGCATATTCTGGCTTCGAGTACCCATTTGCGGGCACACCCTTGGATTTTTAACCGCGTCAAATGCCAATCATATTCATGACCGCCATGAAACAATTGTAGGTAAGGATGCCAATGCCAAATATCCCATTGAGCTTTCGATTGCTACCTGGATGCAACTTCGCTGGATTGCTGCAATTCCTACTTAGTCAAGTTGTTTTGTCCAGTCGAAAGGTTCCCAGTCGCGCGCAAAACTTGCCACAGCCTGCTTTTGATCCTCCACAGATTGATACCTCCTGCGACGGTACATGTCCTCCTCTGGCAGTTGTAGCATGCCTCTAATAACATTGAGACCAAGGCTGCTCTTGAATTGGCTTTCATCATCAATTACGTGAACAAATCCCCTGTTTAGACCAAATTCGACATGGAAGTATGGGAAGGTTTTGGGAATCGAACCACGCAATCCCTTCTCACTTGTGTCGATGAGCTTCTTTGCATTGTGCTGGCTCCACTCATCTTCAGCTTCATCAATAGCCTGAGACAAATTTCTTTTAGAATCATTCACAGATGACAAAGGCACTGTATAATCTATTGCATAATCCAGTGCTACTCAGCTGAGTAGATGTTAACGAGCCACTTCTGAGAAAAATCAAGTTCCCATGTCAAGAACAAACAGAAGCTGCTGCTGCCTTTATCTCCACCACCATTGTTATCAATTGTAGTGAAATACATTGACACAGATGACAATAGATAAAATGAATAGAAGAAACCTAACCTTTTTAAAATACACAGGAGCCTGTTTTGCAATTTCCCGTGGTATAGGAATGCATTCAATCAAACAATGGCGACGTTGTTGCGCCAAGCCCATCACCGTTTCCAAGAACACCAACTCCTTATCTTGCTTGGCAAACAtcataattaagcatttcttGAAGTTACGAATTTCATCCCACACATTATTGTCAATTGTTCTTGTGGCTGACTCATGCTGTGAAGGCAAAAGGATTGCATTTCAAATTAGGACACATCCTGAGGAAAGCTCAAGAAACAATGTAAGCGTCATTTCATTTCTGCATTCCATATAAATGAAATCATGAAATCACTGTATCATGCTTTACAACACATCCCAAATGAGTTCATTTTGCTCCTAGTTTCTTAAGGTATCTGAGCAACTCTGCTTCATATTTCAATGTTACAGATAAGTAATTTATGTGCCATGAAATGCAAATGGAAAGACTattgataatatataaatcCTTCAAAGCCATGACTTATACTTAAAAGACCACTCAACATGTTACTAGTCTAGTGTAGTTAGCATTAAAGCACAAAAGCCAGAGATGAGGATACCATGGATAGAGACTACCTGCATTGGCAAGATGCAGCAGTGACCTGGCACAACAGGCTGACATTGTGGCAACATCAAGTAAGTAAAATTGGCTATAGCAACAACAAGATGTTTTGGTCTGTTTGGGTTCTCAAAGCAGAAAAGGCAGCGCTCTTGCTGAGTCAATATACGCCttgacaaaatattatttccaGAGACCTTCTGATCATTTCCCCCACCCTTCTTTCGAGACTTTCTGCTTGGACCATCTTCATAATCATATTCATCATCTGCCTGACCAGATACATTATATTGTTTGTTGTGCATTATTCTTCGAGCTAGATGCTTATCAgtatcatcatcatccttcCTTTTTCTCATTGAGACATCATGAACAACATATCtagataaaatagaaaaattgtttatcataaaagcaaaattttttgtaagatcaaaaaaaatgttaagagATACCGAAATGCAAGGCACAAAATATTACAATATCAAAGGCaactcaattttttattttctaaaagGGAAATGAAAAGAGAACCTATACACTTTGCGATTTGCTCAAATTTGCTATCCCAACCGATTATATAATAGCAAGCTATGAACTTACTGCTTTAAGCTCCTTTGAAACAGCATTTCTGGAGAAGGAAAACCAAAcatagaaatgaaaaattaccTGCTTCCACTGTCGACATTCTGCTGCTTATTTGTATGATCTCCAGCGCTCTGCTTTGCTTTCATGCTCTCAACTTCCAGCTGATAGAAATGACacaaaattgaaacaaatgaAATTAACTATAGATACAAAAGCTGAAGCCCATAGTTAATATATAAGCAAGAAATGAGATTCCCTTTGGAACATCAATTTATTTCATGTATATGGCATCTCTgcataaaacttaaatttataaCCTTTTAGTCCTGCACTGGAAAATGAGATTCCAGTACCTAGACAATTGATCATAATGTACAACTACTTGTTACCCTCAAGGACAGGAGAAACTTCAGTGCaaaaaaataaccaaagtTTGATAGTGAAGTAAATGACTCTTATAACCTTGAATTTAAAGATTTGGTTCAGTGTTCATCTTTCTATACCAAATTTTAGGCAAGTGTTTGAGAAAGCCCTCAgtaaatcaaattttcataGCGTCAAAGCAGAAAGTTTTCTTACCAGAAGTTTCTCAGCTTCTTCATGCTTTCCCTTCATTCGAAGCTGCAAAGCCTTAGCTGCCAATTGGTTTGTGCTCAAAGTCTCCTTAAGCAGTGTAGCAGCTTCAATTGTTTTATTTGTCTCTGCAGCTACAACTTCTGAGTTCACATTTCCATCATGATTTGTACATGAACCAGATGTACCAGTATCAGTGCCCTGCTTACAAAGAAATTCTTGCATAAAGTTTCCATCATTGGCAAACTTATTTGCAGAAGATATAATGCCAGCATCTTTAGCAGGA is drawn from Theobroma cacao cultivar B97-61/B2 chromosome 4, Criollo_cocoa_genome_V2, whole genome shotgun sequence and contains these coding sequences:
- the LOC18603138 gene encoding pentatricopeptide repeat-containing protein At1g12300, mitochondrial; translation: MLLKSKAYTNHAVQGTTKPLSSLSSLFTKDPRQNSSQKPKPRFQNPEKGHLSSPKEFEYFVRHQCKSGKINLNDAVTYFDRLTYEGIKPNLYTLSILMRCCQLRQINCGFCVFGEIIKRGFEPDLVTVSILLKGLCANGKGLDAVQVFDKMRESGFQGDGVTFGILINGLCKIREPALGLELHRKMEESNYEGTLVTYSMIIDAFCKDGMVDEAVGLFLEMVSKGITPDVVVYGSLIDGLCRLGRLKEAVNFFDEMVSGGLTADLVMYNSLIHGFCQAGMLEEATKIFNLMVRKGISPDVVTFTILIDCLCKEGKMGEAQGILDLMIQQGKEPDIRTYNSLISGFCSTGQLDEATKLFGLIADQGLDLDAFSYNIMINGYCKSWKIDEAFQLFQKMHDKGIKPTTVTYNTLIGALCQARRVSTAQKMFNEMHVYGQFPILSTYTVMLDGLCKNGHIEEAMDLFHSLESTEYKPGVEFFSILIDGMCKAGRLEEARKMFIEISEKGLVPDVVTYNIMFSGLCRKGMSLEADKLLTEMEEKGCLPDSISFNIIIHGLLRDKEVQRAMNRLEEMRRRNFSPDEAVTSKLLRLAMKDTKCHAALQSLPVPDVI
- the LOC18603140 gene encoding CWF19-like protein 2 isoform X2; protein product: MLSGVKFIPRDQIDKEQNEHSDVKKKKSSSKKEKRRRKEKSSRYGGSSSDDDLERIKKGSGRNNKWYSSEEYSSDSGSERSSDRDEKRSRNTRKDKRGKNDSSGDEFNDRSKKGSRRKKRYSSSYSSSEEEDQRGNARDRRKKDDGGGSPSLKDKEIERKEMGLEWMLRPAFKPDKKPSVPVEQPEEPPAEEIKKVNPRELNPYLKDNGTGYPEEADEKSSGADRLLSSSLVGDGGASWRLKALKRAEEQAAREGQRLEEVVQERWGSLDILAEYGASCRAAAPRAHLHAIRNRKQGQDEEKEKVAGNESGRDSKKNTARDYLRDVSLRHSDMRAPKVRDSLSWGKRKSQNTPAKDAGIISSANKFANDGNFMQEFLCKQGTDTGTSGSCTNHDGNVNSEVVAAETNKTIEAATLLKETLSTNQLAAKALQLRMKGKHEEAEKLLLEVESMKAKQSAGDHTNKQQNVDSGSRYVVHDVSMRKRKDDDDTDKHLARRIMHNKQYNVSGQADDEYDYEDGPSRKSRKKGGGNDQKVSGNNILSRRILTQQERCLFCFENPNRPKHLVVAIANFTYLMLPQCQPVVPGHCCILPMQHESATRTIDNNVWDEIRNFKKCLIMMFAKQDKELVFLETVMGLAQQRRHCLIECIPIPREIAKQAPVYFKKAIDEAEDEWSQHNAKKLIDTSEKGLRGSIPKTFPYFHVEFGLNRGFVHVIDDESQFKSSLGLNVIRGMLQLPEEDMYRRRRYQSVEDQKQAVASFARDWEPFDWTKQLD
- the LOC18603140 gene encoding CWF19-like protein 2 isoform X1; the protein is MLSGVKFIPRDQIDKEQNEHSDVKKKKSSSKKEKRRRKEKSSRYGGSSSDDDLERIKKGSGRNNKWYSSEEYSSDSGSERSSDRDEKRSRNTRKDKRGKNDSSGDEFNDRSKKGSRRKKRYSSSYSSSEEEDQRGNARDRRKKGKGIDDGGGSPSLKDKEIERKEMGLEWMLRPAFKPDKKPSVPVEQPEEPPAEEIKKVNPRELNPYLKDNGTGYPEEADEKSSGADRLLSSSLVGDGGASWRLKALKRAEEQAAREGQRLEEVVQERWGSLDILAEYGASCRAAAPRAHLHAIRNRKQGQDEEKEKVAGNESGRDSKKNTARDYLRDVSLRHSDMRAPKVRDSLSWGKRKSQNTPAKDAGIISSANKFANDGNFMQEFLCKQGTDTGTSGSCTNHDGNVNSEVVAAETNKTIEAATLLKETLSTNQLAAKALQLRMKGKHEEAEKLLLEVESMKAKQSAGDHTNKQQNVDSGSRYVVHDVSMRKRKDDDDTDKHLARRIMHNKQYNVSGQADDEYDYEDGPSRKSRKKGGGNDQKVSGNNILSRRILTQQERCLFCFENPNRPKHLVVAIANFTYLMLPQCQPVVPGHCCILPMQHESATRTIDNNVWDEIRNFKKCLIMMFAKQDKELVFLETVMGLAQQRRHCLIECIPIPREIAKQAPVYFKKAIDEAEDEWSQHNAKKLIDTSEKGLRGSIPKTFPYFHVEFGLNRGFVHVIDDESQFKSSLGLNVIRGMLQLPEEDMYRRRRYQSVEDQKQAVASFARDWEPFDWTKQLD